GCGCAGCCACAGGAGTTGGCCGACGGCATAGGTCGACACCAGGAACTTGCCGAGGGCGTCGCCGAACGAGAACATCGCAATCGACAGCAGCATCAGGCCGATGCCGGCCAGCCGCGCCGAGCGCTCATCGTTGGCGGTGGAGATTCGGGACAGCACGCTCATGATGGGGCTGCCTTATCAGGCACGCCGCCGCGGCTCCAGCCCTTCCGCATGGCGCGTCATGCAGCCCTGCTGCAACCCCTGCGCACGCCTTGTCCACGTGCTGCGCAGCGCGGCTTTACCGCTCGAAATTAAGGCTTCGGGCCGAATTAAACCCATTCCGCGGTTGCCGTGGGGACCCGCCTCGCCTACGTAGGGCGCATCATGAAATTCCTCGATGAAGCCAAGGTCTATGTGCGCTCCGGCGACGGCGGCAACGGTTGCGTTGCGTTCCGGCGCGAGAAGTTCATCGAGTTCGGTGGGCCGAACGGCGGCAATGGCGGCCGCGGCGGCGACGTGATCATCGAGGCCGTCGACGGCCTCAACACCCTGATCGACTACCGCTACCAGCAGCATTTCAAGGCCCAGAAGGGCGAGAACGGCATGGGCAAGGACCGCCATGGCGCCGGCGGCAAGTCCGTGGTGCTCAAGGTTCCCGTCGGCACCCAGATCTTCGACGAGGATCGCGAGACGCTGATCCACGACTTTACCGCGGTGGGCGAGCGCTTCGTGCTGGCCGAGGGCGGCAATGGCGGCTTCGGCAACGCCCATTTCAAGTCGCCGACCAACCGGGCGCCGCGCAACGCCAATCCCGGCCAGCCCGGCGAGGAGCGCTGGATCTGGCTGCGCATGAAGCTGATCGCCGATGCCGGCCTGGTCGGCCTGCCCAATGCCGGCAAGTCGACCTTCCTGTCCAAGGTCTCCGCCGCCAAGCCGAAGATCGCCGACTATCCGTTCACCACGCTGCATCCGCAGCTCGGCGTCGTGAACGCCGACGGCCGCGAGTTCGTGCTGGCGGACATTCCCGGCCTGATCGAGGGCGCGCATGAGGGCGCCGGCCTCGGCGACCGTTTCCTCGGCCATGTCGAGCGCTGCCGTGTGCTGCTGCACCTGGTCGATGCCACCTGCGAGCACGCCGGCAAGGCCTACAAGACCGTGCGGCACGAGCTCGAAGCCTATGGCGGCGAGCTGACCGACAAGGTCGAGATCGTCGCGCTGAACAAGATCGACGCGGTCGATCCGGACGAGCTGAAGAAGCAGAGGGACCGGCTGAAGCGCGCCGCCAAGAAGACGCCGCTGCTGATTTCCGGCGCCACGGGCGAAGGCGTCAAGGAAGCTTTGCGCAAGCTCGCCGACGTGGTCGGCGAACAGCCTGTGTCCCTCAAGGCCAAGAGCACGACCGAGAGCGCCGCGACCGAGGAGCCGTGGGCGGCCCCAACGTCACCGCAGGGTTGAACTGAAGCCAACCTTGCCTCGCAGGCCCTCGCTTGCGACACTCGCCGCCATCCATCAACACTTGAGCCCCGTCCCGTGCGGACCGCGTGTCAGCCACGCACCTCTCATCACGATGCGAGGGCTCGAACCGACCCCGTTCACGCCATGGCACCCCGTCTCGAAAATTTCCGCCGCATCGTCGTCAAGGTCGGCTCGTCGCTGCTGGTCGATTCCGAGGCCGGCGAGGTCCGCGCCTCCTGGCTCGCCGCGCTGGCGGCCGACATCGCCCGGCTCCACAGCCGCGGCTGCGAGCTGCTGGTCGTATCCTCGGGCTCGATCGCGCTCGGCCGGAGCCGATTGAAGCTGCCG
This region of Bradyrhizobium sp. SZCCHNS1050 genomic DNA includes:
- the obgE gene encoding GTPase ObgE translates to MKFLDEAKVYVRSGDGGNGCVAFRREKFIEFGGPNGGNGGRGGDVIIEAVDGLNTLIDYRYQQHFKAQKGENGMGKDRHGAGGKSVVLKVPVGTQIFDEDRETLIHDFTAVGERFVLAEGGNGGFGNAHFKSPTNRAPRNANPGQPGEERWIWLRMKLIADAGLVGLPNAGKSTFLSKVSAAKPKIADYPFTTLHPQLGVVNADGREFVLADIPGLIEGAHEGAGLGDRFLGHVERCRVLLHLVDATCEHAGKAYKTVRHELEAYGGELTDKVEIVALNKIDAVDPDELKKQRDRLKRAAKKTPLLISGATGEGVKEALRKLADVVGEQPVSLKAKSTTESAATEEPWAAPTSPQG